From ANME-2 cluster archaeon, a single genomic window includes:
- a CDS encoding GTP-binding protein, which yields MDLKKTYIPRLDEILGGGVPKGTSILFQAMPGIISDVFGYQIISQRAYLDKDVGFIYTNTRTPAEIERVFDRYGWDLRTPLQTGTLFFVDSISEMMGVPSIGKFIINDLAKSEDILLRAIEDISGGTAVFENVATLIDSIGADKTLELMEIWNGAARKNNVNMVYIFTRWDYEDQTIEKLKTLVDCEIELFGIEEKVMYRQVFMVVKSNWTIASKCKTFFELTEPGGIKVFIPKLLVTGPYNAGKTTFVHAIAKEAVSVERQAFELFPTTVGLDIGHVDYKGFSADVFGTPGQERFDLLLEPLARESIGTFIIIDSTRPETFTRAKEMINMCRAEAIPKVIVANKSDLPNALTPDEIKKRMALWEDVQIVPVSALNNKGVHQALDALFELIYRV from the coding sequence ATGGATCTGAAGAAAACCTACATTCCTCGCCTGGATGAAATTCTTGGCGGGGGCGTGCCAAAGGGAACATCGATATTGTTCCAGGCAATGCCGGGTATCATATCTGATGTTTTCGGGTACCAGATCATTTCACAGCGAGCATACCTTGACAAGGATGTCGGTTTCATTTATACCAATACCCGGACACCCGCCGAGATAGAGCGTGTCTTTGACAGATATGGTTGGGACCTGAGAACACCTCTGCAAACCGGGACATTATTTTTTGTTGACTCTATCTCAGAAATGATGGGGGTCCCGTCAATTGGGAAGTTTATCATCAATGACCTTGCCAAAAGTGAAGATATTTTGCTACGTGCCATCGAAGATATCTCCGGCGGAACGGCGGTGTTTGAAAACGTGGCCACGTTAATTGATTCGATTGGAGCGGATAAAACACTGGAATTGATGGAGATATGGAATGGGGCTGCCAGGAAAAACAATGTGAATATGGTGTATATTTTTACCAGATGGGATTATGAAGACCAGACAATTGAAAAATTAAAGACCCTGGTTGATTGTGAAATTGAGCTTTTTGGTATTGAAGAGAAGGTTATGTACAGGCAGGTATTCATGGTGGTAAAATCCAACTGGACCATTGCATCCAAATGCAAAACATTTTTCGAGCTTACTGAACCCGGGGGAATTAAGGTATTTATTCCAAAACTACTGGTAACCGGGCCTTATAATGCAGGGAAGACCACGTTTGTCCATGCAATAGCAAAAGAAGCTGTTTCAGTGGAAAGGCAGGCTTTTGAACTGTTTCCAACAACTGTGGGGCTTGATATCGGGCATGTAGATTACAAAGGTTTTTCTGCTGATGTATTCGGAACTCCCGGACAGGAACGGTTTGACCTGTTGTTGGAGCCGCTGGCAAGGGAATCTATCGGCACGTTCATTATTATCGACTCGACGAGACCCGAAACCTTTACCCGGGCAAAAGAAATGATAAATATGTGCCGTGCAGAGGCCATACCAAAAGTGATCGTTGCCAATAAGAGTGACCTGCCCAATGCCCTGACACCCGATGAGATCAAAAAAAGAATGGCTTTATGGGAAGATGTGCAGATAGTGCCGGTATCGGCCCTGAACAACAAAGGGGTGCATCAGGCACTAGATGCCCTTTTTGAATTAATATACAGAGTTTAA
- a CDS encoding roadblock/LC7 domain-containing protein, with product MVQTKKEKLDQVLTKFMRVGQVKAVGIVSVEGLLITSIMPPDMNERIVGALCSTIIASAETASSQMGTGAVSEVSVKTEHGILLLKPAGKKALLFALAEVEAQFGLITLEIEIRGKQVQDILEEV from the coding sequence ATGGTCCAAACCAAGAAGGAAAAGCTGGATCAGGTATTGACCAAATTCATGCGGGTCGGACAGGTAAAGGCAGTTGGTATTGTGAGTGTGGAAGGTCTGTTGATAACATCTATTATGCCGCCTGATATGAATGAACGCATCGTGGGCGCTTTATGTTCAACGATCATTGCAAGTGCCGAAACGGCAAGTTCCCAGATGGGGACGGGAGCGGTCTCTGAGGTCAGCGTAAAAACCGAACACGGGATATTGCTGCTCAAACCCGCAGGAAAAAAAGCGTTGCTTTTTGCCCTTGCTGAAGTGGAGGCCCAGTTCGGGTTGATAACACTGGAGATCGAGATCCGGGGTAAACAGGTACAGGATATACTTGAAGAGGTATAG
- a CDS encoding PAS domain-containing protein — protein sequence MNVAPEDVLQYIEKELGISSPDPWILFDREGTIADVNEATVRLTGKKRIELIGTPFADHFTDPGKANNGVKLVFETGELHDYDLALTCPDGTRTIIACNASVFKDRTGQATGAFAVGRDVTVLKTDHQRLRETITRIHHKYRHIQSELSNAESDCNKAKRELQETVNRLEAYTGRINNMIVTMLKEITHKECSVVILDITGLQEDVEVSDHLVTIAQSARQLGATCIVTGVKSDVVDKLTDLGVTLSPLSTEQSLKNGLRYTIAIIEKS from the coding sequence ATGAATGTTGCACCAGAAGATGTGCTTCAATATATTGAAAAGGAGTTGGGAATAAGCAGTCCCGACCCCTGGATACTATTTGACCGTGAAGGAACCATTGCTGATGTGAACGAGGCAACAGTAAGACTTACCGGCAAAAAAAGGATTGAACTGATAGGAACTCCGTTTGCAGATCACTTTACTGACCCTGGAAAGGCAAATAATGGTGTGAAACTGGTCTTCGAGACCGGAGAGTTGCATGATTACGACCTGGCCCTCACGTGTCCGGACGGGACCAGGACTATAATTGCCTGTAATGCTTCAGTCTTCAAAGACCGGACAGGACAGGCAACAGGTGCTTTTGCGGTTGGCCGGGATGTCACTGTTCTCAAGACGGACCATCAAAGGTTACGGGAAACTATAACACGAATACACCATAAATATCGTCATATCCAATCCGAATTATCGAATGCCGAATCGGATTGCAACAAAGCAAAGAGGGAACTCCAGGAAACAGTCAACAGGCTTGAGGCATACACGGGTCGCATAAACAATATGATAGTGACCATGCTCAAGGAGATCACACACAAAGAATGCAGTGTTGTGATCCTTGATATTACCGGTTTGCAGGAAGATGTTGAAGTGTCTGACCATCTGGTCACCATCGCGCAATCTGCCAGGCAGCTCGGTGCTACATGCATCGTGACAGGAGTTAAATCAGATGTTGTGGATAAACTAACTGACCTTGGCGTCACATTATCTCCCCTCTCTACCGAACAATCGCTAAAGAACGGGCTGCGATATACCATTGCAATAATAGAAAAATCATAA
- a CDS encoding PAS domain S-box protein has translation MNKHIQDSPLLVMEREYGLISLDVLLFLDTKGIILDVNNSALQTFGKNREELIGTRFCDIFNDPVKAGNALVQVLNNGEVRDYELVMEPKDNDNTILNFNISICKDRTGTVTGVFAAGHDITRSKREELKLHFLQRYNRGLIETSMDPLVTFDQQGIILDVNEATIKATGRSREELIGTPFADYFTEPEKAYKGAMLVFETCEVRDYELVMKAKNGTETIVAYNATVYEDQSGKVVGAFAAARDITLRKHAEQEIQNLQSYNRGLIEANLDALVTFDRTGVILDVNEAKVRITGRSREELIGTPFSDHFTDPVKAHNVAMKVFETGEVRDYELVMKAKDGTETIVSYNAKVYTDQNGTVVGAFGAARDITERKRAGQVIQNLQRYNRGLIEVSLDPLVTFDQKGIILDVNEATIQVTGRSREELIGTPFADYFSDPEKAYKGAMMVFETGEVRDYELVMKAKDQTQTKVAYNASVYKDQTGQVVGAFAAARDITRLKKAEHELKETVNRLEAYTTRINSLMVTILDQITVEKTKGVVLDISGLAPDVEVAEPLINIAKLARQLGATCIVTGIKHEAVQRLTDIGANLAPITTERSLLDGLRYTIAMIEEENNEDE, from the coding sequence ATGAATAAACATATACAGGATTCACCCCTTCTTGTTATGGAAAGAGAATATGGGTTAATCAGCCTGGATGTTCTTCTTTTCCTTGATACGAAAGGAATTATCCTTGATGTCAACAACTCAGCACTTCAGACATTTGGCAAGAACCGTGAAGAGTTGATAGGAACTCGTTTCTGTGATATTTTCAATGATCCGGTGAAGGCTGGCAATGCATTGGTCCAGGTACTGAACAATGGAGAGGTCAGGGACTATGAACTGGTCATGGAACCAAAAGATAACGACAATACTATTCTCAACTTCAATATTTCCATCTGCAAAGACAGGACAGGAACAGTAACAGGGGTATTTGCAGCTGGTCATGATATCACCCGGAGTAAACGAGAAGAATTGAAACTGCATTTTTTACAGCGTTACAACAGGGGATTGATCGAGACAAGCATGGATCCGCTCGTGACATTTGATCAGCAAGGGATAATCCTGGATGTGAACGAAGCCACCATCAAGGCAACCGGCAGGAGCAGGGAAGAATTAATCGGCACTCCTTTTGCGGATTATTTTACCGAACCTGAAAAAGCTTATAAAGGGGCCATGCTGGTATTCGAAACCTGTGAGGTCAGGGATTACGAACTTGTTATGAAGGCAAAAAATGGGACCGAGACGATTGTGGCTTATAATGCTACGGTGTATGAGGACCAGTCAGGAAAGGTAGTAGGAGCTTTTGCTGCAGCTCGTGATATCACCTTACGAAAGCATGCAGAACAGGAGATACAGAACCTTCAAAGTTATAACCGGGGATTAATAGAGGCGAATCTTGATGCCCTGGTGACTTTTGATCGGACCGGGGTCATCCTTGATGTGAATGAGGCAAAGGTCAGGATTACTGGCAGAAGTCGTGAAGAGTTGATAGGAACACCCTTTTCTGACCATTTCACAGATCCTGTAAAAGCACACAATGTTGCAATGAAAGTATTCGAGACCGGGGAAGTCAGGGATTATGAACTGGTGATGAAGGCGAAGGACGGAACCGAGACCATTGTATCGTATAATGCGAAGGTCTATACAGACCAGAATGGAACTGTGGTGGGGGCATTTGGCGCTGCAAGGGACATAACTGAGAGAAAGAGAGCAGGGCAGGTAATACAGAATCTTCAACGATATAACCGGGGATTGATAGAGGTCAGCCTTGATCCTTTAGTAACCTTTGACCAGAAAGGAATTATCCTCGATGTGAACGAGGCGACTATTCAGGTTACAGGCAGAAGCCGGGAAGAATTGATTGGTACACCATTTGCAGATTACTTTTCAGACCCTGAAAAAGCATATAAAGGTGCTATGATGGTCTTTGAGACCGGGGAGGTCAGGGATTATGAACTGGTCATGAAAGCAAAGGACCAGACTCAGACAAAAGTGGCCTATAATGCTTCAGTGTATAAAGACCAGACAGGACAGGTTGTGGGTGCTTTTGCAGCGGCACGTGATATCACGCGCCTGAAGAAGGCAGAACATGAACTCAAGGAAACCGTTAACAGGCTTGAGGCTTATACCACGCGGATCAATAGTCTGATGGTAACCATATTAGACCAGATCACCGTAGAAAAAACAAAAGGAGTAGTCCTTGATATTTCAGGATTAGCTCCTGATGTTGAAGTTGCCGAACCCTTGATCAACATTGCCAAGCTGGCAAGACAGCTCGGAGCTACGTGTATCGTTACCGGCATTAAACACGAGGCAGTACAAAGATTAACTGATATTGGCGCCAACCTGGCCCCTATTACTACGGAACGGTCATTACTTGACGGCCTGCGATACACCATAGCAATGATAGAAGAAGAGAATAACGAGGATGAATAA
- a CDS encoding glycosyltransferase family 2 protein: MKTVSILIPVAPFEPLSIIKKSVASLSKLESTDIDPDILYIIDCPEGPDERTRYLEDKGIRHLVRNNTRGRRGGAINDGLDTLRGPDGILDTDLIALFDVDSRPDPDFVLRCIDAIEREEDAIMASGARYITNQDSGWIARIIAAEYSFFEDVYKLYERFDGFKQFNGLIGVIDARTLDGTRLNEAVYCEDLEFTQRMYVAGKKPVLARTKVGEQGPTSLKELYNQRVRWLSGALEGVEENITRFLYAHIPVNQKIAWFGSMTLPFAAFVLSPAVPVYGVRLWIKGDDRVLFKTLGLCFHVWLISFCGVRAIFNRARKTRTVWTDTSRSDI; encoded by the coding sequence ATGAAAACGGTCAGTATTCTCATTCCAGTGGCACCTTTTGAGCCGTTGTCGATCATTAAGAAATCTGTTGCATCCTTATCAAAACTTGAATCGACAGATATTGACCCGGATATATTGTACATAATTGACTGCCCTGAGGGACCTGATGAACGTACCCGCTACCTTGAGGATAAAGGTATCAGGCATCTTGTACGCAATAATACCCGCGGTCGCAGGGGAGGTGCCATTAATGATGGACTGGATACATTAAGGGGGCCAGACGGGATACTCGATACGGACCTTATTGCACTTTTTGATGTGGACAGCCGCCCCGACCCGGATTTTGTCCTCAGGTGCATAGATGCCATTGAACGTGAAGAAGATGCCATAATGGCAAGCGGCGCCAGGTACATCACCAACCAGGATTCAGGATGGATAGCCAGGATAATCGCAGCAGAATATTCCTTTTTCGAGGATGTTTACAAACTATACGAACGGTTCGACGGGTTCAAACAATTTAATGGGCTTATCGGTGTTATCGATGCCAGGACCCTTGACGGCACCAGGCTCAACGAAGCTGTTTATTGCGAGGACCTCGAGTTCACTCAGCGGATGTATGTTGCAGGCAAGAAGCCGGTCCTTGCCCGGACTAAGGTAGGAGAACAGGGGCCAACCAGTCTTAAGGAACTCTATAACCAGCGCGTTCGCTGGCTTTCAGGTGCACTGGAAGGAGTTGAAGAGAACATAACGCGGTTCTTGTATGCCCACATCCCGGTAAACCAGAAGATTGCCTGGTTCGGGTCCATGACATTGCCATTCGCTGCATTTGTATTAAGCCCTGCAGTCCCTGTCTATGGAGTCCGGTTATGGATCAAAGGTGATGACCGGGTGCTGTTCAAGACCCTGGGATTGTGCTTCCATGTGTGGCTTATCAGTTTTTGCGGTGTACGGGCAATATTCAACCGTGCAAGGAAGACCAGAACGGTCTGGACTGACACGTCCAGATCTGATATTTGA
- a CDS encoding flippase-like domain-containing protein → MQRLKKFLVISLMLSIMFLVLLTAFTVGPETLPALREMKPLYLFTAMALHIGSYVIWGMRLKVMAWGLGHHISIRDATEAVVSNLFAASITPSMAGGEPVRIHLLNRSGNIPVGDASAVVIAERVLDALLLLVATPCALWVLRASLVSWELDAAIAVAEIFVLFMVVLTIAGLLNPKFIAWILALVTRGLHRIIRFDRTEHIIEFIDRELWNFHNGLWKFVRTGQRGLVLGGLLTVVFWFVEFLIVPLILLGLNQPPHLLTAFAVQVFLTLVMVVPITPGASGIAELGGAALFGILVPVSILGIVVTIWRLITYYLNIVLGGLVSVKILKNGDLLRD, encoded by the coding sequence ATGCAACGATTGAAGAAATTTCTTGTCATCTCATTAATGTTAAGTATCATGTTCCTGGTGCTGCTCACAGCATTCACGGTAGGACCTGAGACACTTCCTGCCCTGCGTGAAATGAAACCATTGTATCTTTTCACTGCTATGGCTTTGCACATAGGCAGTTATGTTATCTGGGGCATGCGGTTGAAAGTGATGGCCTGGGGGCTGGGTCATCATATCAGTATAAGGGATGCTACAGAAGCAGTGGTATCCAACCTGTTCGCGGCATCGATTACTCCATCCATGGCAGGCGGTGAGCCTGTACGGATACACCTGCTAAACCGTAGTGGAAATATTCCCGTCGGTGATGCTTCTGCTGTTGTTATTGCAGAGCGTGTGCTGGATGCCCTGCTGTTGTTGGTCGCAACTCCATGTGCACTCTGGGTGCTCAGGGCATCGCTGGTCAGCTGGGAACTTGATGCTGCAATTGCGGTTGCAGAGATTTTCGTACTGTTCATGGTCGTCCTTACCATTGCGGGTCTGTTGAATCCGAAATTCATTGCCTGGATATTGGCTCTTGTCACGCGCGGCCTTCACAGGATTATCAGGTTTGACAGGACAGAACACATTATTGAGTTCATAGACCGAGAATTGTGGAATTTCCATAACGGCCTTTGGAAATTTGTCAGGACCGGACAGAGAGGACTGGTGCTTGGGGGCCTGCTTACCGTGGTGTTCTGGTTCGTGGAATTCCTGATAGTACCCCTTATTCTGCTGGGACTGAACCAGCCACCTCATCTCCTGACCGCCTTTGCGGTCCAGGTGTTCCTGACATTGGTCATGGTGGTCCCCATCACTCCCGGTGCCAGCGGAATTGCGGAACTGGGCGGTGCTGCATTGTTCGGCATATTGGTTCCGGTTTCCATACTTGGTATCGTTGTGACAATATGGCGGTTGATAACATATTATCTCAATATTGTCCTTGGTGGCCTGGTGAGTGTAAAGATTCTGAAGAATGGAGATTTGTTACGGGATTGA
- a CDS encoding glycosyltransferase family 2 protein: MILPTKNEESCIGATIERILELCGHPRIIVVDGHSTDRTVEIANEHGVEVIYDGGLGKGEALRCAFDHVKDDVVFLDVDGTYPLGAIPLMMEALVEYDLVIGERMKFDGDSLPRIFLVGDAISRVLFQVLYSSRLDNLSGLRGLRWQAIEKMELESDDFGIETEITAKAVRLGLKVKKIPITYMARTGSSKFRPVRDGIIVLRAMFRYRFKLF, encoded by the coding sequence GTGATCTTGCCTACAAAGAACGAAGAATCCTGTATAGGTGCCACCATTGAGAGGATACTGGAACTGTGCGGCCATCCCAGGATTATCGTGGTGGACGGGCACTCCACAGACCGCACCGTTGAGATTGCCAATGAGCACGGAGTGGAAGTGATATACGATGGTGGCCTGGGCAAGGGAGAAGCCCTGCGCTGTGCCTTTGACCACGTTAAGGACGATGTGGTGTTCCTGGATGTGGACGGCACGTATCCTCTGGGTGCAATACCCCTGATGATGGAAGCCCTCGTGGAATACGACCTTGTTATCGGTGAGAGGATGAAGTTTGACGGGGATTCCCTGCCGCGAATCTTCCTGGTAGGCGATGCCATATCCAGGGTTTTGTTCCAGGTGCTCTATTCATCGCGGCTGGATAACCTTTCAGGGCTCCGCGGCTTGAGGTGGCAGGCCATTGAGAAGATGGAACTGGAATCAGATGATTTTGGGATAGAGACGGAAATAACAGCCAAGGCGGTGCGGCTGGGACTTAAGGTGAAAAAGATACCCATAACCTATATGGCCCGGACCGGTTCGTCCAAGTTCAGGCCGGTACGTGACGGTATAATTGTACTAAGGGCCATGTTCAGGTACAGGTTCAAGTTATTTTAA
- a CDS encoding NDP-sugar synthase translates to MKACIMCGGEGTRLRPLTFDRPKPNIPLLNKPSVVHLVEHLATEGFSEIVITIGYLGNDIQEALGDGSLFGVHIEYVRDKIKLGTAGSIKNAEPLLKDEPFIVIGGDHVMDLNLRELYRFHEHNDAKITIGLLPIEDPREYGIADMDVFNQIHRFYEKPNAGNIFSNLASTGIYVCDPAILELIPPTANFDFAKDLFPKMMEMGDKLNGYMVRGHWTDIGNAGAYRQACKWKLEKLPGTIINGDLNIRDARVLGPVNIGNAVTIGTNSALVGPIVIGENTTIGDEVLIGPYTSIGAHCNIKSGARILSAIIFNDVEIGKNTSVSGAIVDNATKIGGNCTLETGTVIGPRVVIRDNVTIHSNVSLWPELVIEEGKSVKETLENQSYTNHSTHNS, encoded by the coding sequence ATGAAAGCCTGCATCATGTGCGGAGGCGAAGGTACGCGTCTACGACCGCTGACATTCGACCGCCCCAAACCCAATATTCCTTTATTGAACAAACCTTCGGTGGTACACCTGGTGGAACACCTGGCAACCGAAGGTTTCAGTGAGATCGTAATTACCATAGGTTACCTGGGTAACGATATACAGGAGGCACTGGGTGACGGCAGCCTGTTCGGGGTCCATATCGAATATGTGCGGGATAAGATCAAACTGGGTACAGCCGGCAGTATAAAGAATGCAGAGCCACTGTTAAAGGACGAGCCTTTTATTGTTATTGGTGGAGACCATGTGATGGACCTGAACCTTCGCGAATTATACCGCTTCCACGAACACAATGATGCAAAGATAACCATCGGGCTTTTGCCTATCGAAGACCCGCGGGAATACGGTATTGCTGATATGGACGTGTTCAACCAGATACACCGGTTCTATGAAAAACCAAATGCCGGAAATATATTCAGCAATCTTGCCAGTACAGGGATATACGTATGTGACCCTGCCATACTTGAATTGATACCCCCGACAGCAAATTTTGATTTTGCCAAGGACCTGTTCCCGAAAATGATGGAAATGGGTGATAAGCTGAATGGCTATATGGTGAGGGGGCACTGGACCGATATCGGTAATGCTGGCGCGTACAGGCAGGCATGTAAATGGAAACTCGAAAAACTGCCTGGCACAATTATTAATGGGGACCTCAATATACGGGATGCAAGAGTTCTCGGGCCGGTAAATATCGGCAATGCGGTAACGATAGGCACCAACTCTGCACTGGTGGGACCTATTGTGATAGGGGAGAACACCACTATTGGGGATGAAGTGCTCATAGGCCCCTATACCTCGATAGGTGCTCATTGCAACATTAAGAGCGGGGCCAGGATACTGTCTGCTATTATCTTCAATGATGTGGAGATTGGAAAGAACACCAGCGTTTCAGGAGCCATAGTTGACAATGCCACCAAAATAGGTGGTAACTGTACACTGGAAACAGGTACTGTTATCGGACCCAGAGTGGTTATCCGGGATAATGTTACTATACATTCCAATGTGAGCCTGTGGCCTGAACTTGTTATTGAAGAAGGGAAATCCGTGAAAGAAACCCTGGAAAATCAGAGTTATACGAATCACAGTACACACAATTCATGA
- a CDS encoding endonuclease MutS2 — MSDIRDIPGIGDKTARRLLEHFESHEEVMKAFMHHNVAAIAAVPGIGEKNAIALVQAFIFKDENISPDDFLRTREAQRVYRSLLDIIKSYTGTAYARDKLNIYFPMSSSRKDSINSRMKDVAAACRMVEIISSTTGSSVKLKEVLAGIRPLRTASTKKIRDRVIVAAGHEEYQQVQARFGSTIDVLLAESPRELADAATAYHLVTASIAMEGVNIPYDAQVEYAELAGLEMWEVVPEVEVALFSLNLKSITSAIEAYRLTGNAGSHVFVDIKPGHVGRLGSALEVVGENNDIKTGTDSEMDRIQSALERLDDRVKTEEKSADGRLREFLENSTVTLSGKDLMNAMGGDVKGLLDREISGQYTRIVKEAVQGITGGLDLDPKESLVLDDLFSKDIMTSIEADRNVVEQLRSLLRARLAKRRMDILRGAARKLSDLKDTARALVSDAMELDMWFAIGLFARERNLTVPTLVDEPGIHISAGTNLFFRGDFEPVDYALGTVHPGRRAREYTPERVAVLSGVNSGGKTTTLDLVAQVFILSHMGFPVPGRDVTVGLIDELYYFGKSRGTMDAGAFESTLREFSVVWGTGKMAVLVDELESITEPGASARIIGGILESLAENPNAMGIFVSHLAESIMEHTSAPVRVDGIEARGLDDDLNLIVDRNPRYNYAAKSTPELIVERLVRRADDDKKDFYQRLLDKFK; from the coding sequence ATGAGCGATATAAGAGATATCCCGGGAATCGGAGATAAGACAGCCCGGCGCCTCCTCGAGCATTTTGAAAGCCATGAGGAGGTAATGAAAGCATTCATGCACCATAATGTGGCTGCCATTGCGGCAGTTCCGGGGATCGGCGAAAAGAACGCCATTGCCCTGGTGCAGGCATTTATTTTCAAGGACGAGAACATCTCACCGGACGACTTCCTCAGGACCCGCGAAGCGCAAAGGGTGTACCGGAGTTTACTGGATATAATCAAATCATATACCGGTACAGCATATGCAAGGGACAAGCTCAATATTTACTTCCCCATGTCCTCATCAAGAAAAGATAGTATCAATTCAAGGATGAAGGATGTGGCTGCCGCCTGCCGGATGGTGGAGATCATATCCTCCACGACAGGCAGTTCCGTGAAGCTTAAAGAGGTACTGGCAGGCATCAGGCCACTGAGAACAGCAAGCACTAAAAAGATACGGGACAGGGTCATAGTAGCAGCCGGCCATGAGGAATACCAGCAGGTCCAGGCCAGGTTCGGGAGTACCATCGACGTATTGCTGGCAGAATCCCCCCGTGAACTCGCAGATGCTGCTACCGCTTACCATCTCGTCACGGCATCCATAGCCATGGAAGGCGTGAACATACCCTATGATGCCCAGGTAGAGTATGCTGAACTGGCCGGCCTTGAGATGTGGGAAGTTGTACCGGAAGTTGAGGTCGCTTTGTTCTCACTGAACCTGAAAAGCATAACATCTGCAATAGAGGCATACAGGCTGACAGGAAATGCCGGGTCGCATGTCTTTGTGGATATCAAACCGGGCCATGTAGGCCGCCTGGGTTCGGCACTCGAAGTTGTTGGTGAAAATAACGATATCAAGACCGGGACAGATAGTGAGATGGACAGGATACAGTCTGCCCTGGAGAGACTGGATGACCGGGTAAAGACAGAAGAGAAGAGTGCGGACGGGCGGCTCCGGGAATTTCTTGAGAACAGTACTGTCACCCTCAGCGGCAAGGATCTCATGAATGCAATGGGCGGTGATGTGAAAGGGCTGCTGGACAGGGAGATATCGGGGCAGTATACAAGGATAGTAAAAGAAGCAGTGCAGGGAATAACTGGTGGTCTTGACCTTGATCCAAAAGAATCGCTCGTGCTTGATGATCTGTTCAGCAAGGATATCATGACCTCTATTGAAGCTGACAGGAACGTTGTGGAACAGCTCAGGTCGTTATTACGTGCCAGGCTGGCAAAACGCCGCATGGATATATTGAGGGGGGCCGCACGCAAACTATCTGACCTGAAAGATACGGCCAGGGCACTGGTATCGGATGCAATGGAACTGGATATGTGGTTCGCGATCGGCCTCTTCGCCAGGGAGCGCAACCTTACCGTACCCACCCTGGTGGATGAGCCCGGTATCCATATCAGCGCAGGTACAAACCTTTTTTTCCGTGGTGATTTCGAGCCCGTTGATTATGCACTGGGTACGGTTCACCCGGGAAGGAGGGCCAGGGAGTACACACCTGAGCGGGTGGCTGTCCTGAGTGGCGTTAATTCAGGTGGCAAGACCACCACGCTGGACCTGGTCGCCCAGGTGTTTATCCTGTCCCACATGGGATTTCCCGTCCCCGGCAGGGACGTGACCGTGGGGTTGATAGATGAGCTGTATTATTTTGGTAAATCCAGGGGCACCATGGATGCGGGTGCCTTTGAATCAACGCTGCGGGAATTCTCTGTGGTATGGGGGACAGGGAAAATGGCGGTCCTTGTGGATGAACTGGAATCCATTACCGAACCGGGAGCATCGGCACGGATAATCGGTGGCATCCTGGAGTCACTTGCCGAGAATCCCAATGCAATGGGTATCTTTGTGAGCCACCTGGCAGAGAGCATAATGGAACATACTTCGGCACCGGTACGGGTTGACGGGATTGAGGCACGGGGACTGGATGATGACCTGAACCTGATAGTAGACCGCAATCCCAGGTACAATTATGCTGCCAAAAGCACACCCGAGCTCATAGTGGAGAGACTGGTGCGCAGGGCAGACGATGACAAAAAGGATTTCTACCAGCGATTGCTGGACAAGTTCAAATGA